Proteins encoded within one genomic window of Armatimonadota bacterium:
- a CDS encoding metal ABC transporter ATP-binding protein has protein sequence MDRGARTPVVEVRGVCYAYAHERVIEDISLTVHAGDFLGIIGPNGSGKTTLLKILVGLLRPSCGEVLLFGTELKRFTEWRRIGYVPQRVTAFDPRFPAMVREVVASGRAGRTGLLRAPGKEDRRAVERALEVTGVADLSGRMIGHLSSGQQQRAFIARALVSEPELLVLDEPLVGVDTGAQERFYDLLRHLHRDLNVTLVMISHDVGVIASEVTTLACMNRTLVYHGEPHAFLESDALRAVYHTGVRVVSHVH, from the coding sequence ATGGACCGCGGGGCGCGTACACCGGTCGTCGAGGTTCGCGGCGTCTGCTACGCGTACGCCCACGAGCGCGTGATCGAGGACATTTCTCTGACCGTCCACGCAGGGGACTTCCTCGGCATAATAGGCCCCAACGGTTCTGGGAAGACCACGCTGCTGAAGATCCTCGTCGGGCTGCTGCGTCCCTCGTGCGGCGAGGTGCTCCTGTTTGGCACCGAGCTGAAGCGATTCACCGAGTGGCGGCGCATCGGCTACGTGCCCCAGCGCGTTACCGCGTTCGATCCCCGGTTTCCTGCCATGGTCAGGGAAGTCGTGGCCAGCGGTCGCGCCGGGCGGACCGGTCTGCTGCGGGCCCCGGGCAAGGAGGACCGGCGCGCGGTCGAGCGCGCGCTGGAGGTGACCGGCGTCGCGGATCTGAGCGGACGGATGATAGGCCACCTCTCCAGCGGCCAGCAGCAGCGCGCCTTCATCGCGCGAGCGCTGGTCAGCGAGCCCGAGTTGCTTGTGCTTGATGAGCCCCTCGTCGGCGTGGACACCGGGGCGCAGGAAAGGTTCTACGACCTGCTCCGCCACCTGCACCGCGACCTCAACGTCACGCTGGTCATGATCTCCCACGATGTCGGCGTGATCGCCTCGGAGGTCACTACGCTGGCCTGCATGAACCGCACGCTCGTCTACCACGGCGAGCCGCACGCGTTCCTGGAGAGCGATGCGCTGCGCGCGGTCTACCACACCGGCGTGCGCGTAGTGTCGCACGTGCACTAG
- a CDS encoding metal ABC transporter permease → MPEILQHSFMQRALLAGVIVGVVCPLIGVFLVLRRLSLIADTLAHVSLAGIAVGLFAGVPPILSALVVAIAGGVGIEALRARGRMFGEAALAVFLYGGLAVAIVLIGLARGFTVDLFGYLFGSITTVTPLDVWVIAALGGLTAATVLGLYKELFAITFDEETARTSGLPVPALNLLFTVLTALVVVLAMRIVGILLVGALLVLPTLAAMQVASSFRGTLAAAITFAVAAVVLGLVAAFYLDVAAGGAIVLVALALLGAAAVLPRGD, encoded by the coding sequence ATGCCGGAGATCCTGCAGCACTCGTTCATGCAGCGCGCCCTGCTCGCCGGGGTGATAGTGGGTGTTGTCTGTCCCCTGATAGGGGTCTTCCTTGTGTTGCGCCGCCTATCGCTGATCGCCGATACGCTCGCGCACGTGTCGCTGGCCGGAATAGCGGTCGGGTTGTTCGCCGGTGTGCCCCCGATCCTGTCGGCGCTCGTGGTTGCCATCGCCGGCGGGGTGGGGATCGAGGCACTGCGCGCGCGCGGCCGTATGTTCGGGGAAGCCGCGCTCGCGGTGTTTCTCTACGGAGGGCTCGCGGTGGCGATCGTGCTGATCGGGCTGGCGCGCGGTTTCACGGTGGACCTCTTTGGCTATCTGTTCGGCAGCATCACCACGGTGACGCCTCTGGACGTGTGGGTGATAGCCGCGCTCGGCGGGCTGACCGCCGCAACCGTGCTAGGGCTCTACAAAGAGCTGTTTGCCATCACCTTTGACGAGGAGACGGCGCGCACGAGCGGGCTGCCGGTCCCTGCGCTTAACCTCCTGTTCACGGTGCTCACGGCGCTGGTGGTAGTTTTGGCGATGCGAATCGTGGGCATACTGCTGGTGGGCGCGCTGCTGGTGCTGCCGACGCTCGCGGCGATGCAGGTAGCGTCGTCGTTCCGGGGGACGCTGGCCGCGGCGATCACCTTCGCGGTTGCCGCGGTTGTGCTGGGGCTGGTGGCGGCGTTCTACCTGGATGTGGCCGCGGGCGGGGCGATCGTGCTGGTGGCGCTGGCGCTGCTGGGGGCGGCGGCCGTTCTACCTCGCGGGGACTAA